Genomic segment of Candidatus Thermoplasmatota archaeon:
TTTTCTTTTTAGAAAAAAGAAAAGCCCTTCACGGGAAAAGAAAAACATGGGATTTCTTTTCTTTTCTCTTTCCCTTTTCTCTTTCTTTCCCTGAAGAGTTTCTTTCTCTTTTTAAAGAGAAAGAAAGGCTTCTTTTATTTAAGGTTTTATCACTCTCACAGTTGCAGCTAGGAGAATAATCCCCAGAAGTATTTTTAAAAAATCTTCACTCACGATGCCGAGCATACTCGCGCCCAAAAACGCGCCAATCATTGCCGGTACACCCATGGCAATGCAAATAATTTTGCCTTCTCTATTCAAATGTCCCATTTTTATATGTTTGAAGGCGCCTGAGAGCACTGCTGGTATTGATACAAGCAAGCTGGCTGTACCTGCAGATTTTATAGGTAGTGAGAACACATACATAAAAGTAGGTATTCTAAGCTCTCCTCCTGCTACACCCAAAGCGCCGCAAACAACGCCTATCAAAATACCGAAAATCAGCGCAAGAGTAATATTGAGAGGAAAAGCTGGTAAGAAATATGTTTTTAGATGAGTAAGCGGCTCTGTAATGAGTTTAATCCCTAGCATTACAAGAAAAATTGCCAGAAATATTTTTAGGTATTTTTCTTTTACTTTCCCAGTAAGCCATGCACCAAAATAAGCTCCTAAGATAGAGCCAAAGCACATAGCCAAAATTATATCAAATGTTGGAAATAGAAAACCGGTTTGAATTCTTCTTAAAAGACCTACGGTAACTGTTACTACTCCTATTAAAAGATTTATATTTGCAGCTATAGCTACAGAAAAGCCAAGCACTCCAACAAGTATAGGCAATCTGAATTCGCCGCCACCTACCCCTACCAAGCCGGCAGCAAAACCTATGAAAAAGCCTGAAATAGAAGCAATTATGAGTTTTTTAGCGCTTTGCATTATGCTTTAAATTGCATATCGACAAAATAAAAGTATCGTAAATGCTCTACCTAGTTAGTTATTTATTCCTAAAACGCGATATCTGCGCTATGTATTTAACACAAGAGCAGGAAAAAATTTTAAAAGGCGAATACGGAGAAGTGCTTGAAAAAAATTTTAGACTGCTTGTGAGGCTAGGCGAAATTTACGACGCTGATAAAATGATACCAATTGTTAGTGCGCAAGTTGCAGGAGTATCTTTCAAATCTATTGGCGACCCAGGATTAGAGTTTTTGGAAGATTATTCGAGCAAAGGCGCAAAAGTAAAAGTTCTAACTTATCTTAATCCTGCGGGAATGGATTTAGAGAGTTGGAAAGAGTTAGGATTTCCTGAGGACTTTGCGCATAAACAAATGAAAATTATAGAGTCATTCAAAAAAATGGGTATTGTAATTACAGCTACTTGTACGCCTTATCTTGCAGGTAGTTTACCTAGGTTTAGAGAGCATATAGCATGGTCTGAAAGCTCAGCAGTTTCTTTTGCTAATAGTGTGATAGGAGCGAGAACAAATAGAGAAGGTGGTCCAAGCGCTTTAGCAAGTGCGCTTTGCGGCGTAACACCAAACTATGGCTTCCATTTAGATGAAAACAGAAAGCCTAATGTAGTTATAAAAGTTAATGCTGAGCTAAAATGGAATTCTGATTTCGGCGCTTTAGGGTACTGTGTCGGCAAGCAAATCAAAGATAAAATTCCTTATTTTATTGGTATAAAGAATGCGAGTACAGATCAATTAAAAGCGCTTGGAGCTGCAATGGCTGCATCAGGTGCAGTGGCACTTTACCATGTTGAGAATATTACACCTGAGGCGCACTTAATAGATGTAAAAGGGCTTGAGAAAATTGATGTTAGCGAGAAAGAAATAAAAGAAAGCTATGAAAAGCTGAATACCGGAGAAGAGCCTGATATTCTTGTTTTCGGCTGTCCTCATGCGTCTTTACATGAAATAAAAGAGCTTGTAGAAAAATTAGCTGGTAAAAAGCTGAGGAAGCCCCTTTGGATTTGCACATCAAGAGTGATGAAAGATCTTGCAAATAGGTTAGGGCTTACTGAGATTATAGAGAAAGCTGGCGGCAGGATAGTTGCAGATACATGTATGGTAGTAGCGCCAATCGAGCAAATGGGCTACAAAACAACAGCTGTTAACTCTGGCAAAGCTGCGAATTATTTACCTGGCTTTTGTAAACAGAAGGTCGTGTTTAATAATATTGAAGAGTTGATAAAGAAGGTGGTAAAGTAAGTATGAAAGGAAGAACTATTTACCCTGGCAAAGTAGAGGGCGTAGCGCTCGTCTCAAAAGAGCCTATTGGCTTCTACGGCGGGATAGATGCGAAGACAGGCTTAGTTATAGAAAAAGGTCATGAGCTTGAAGGCAAATGCGTGAAAGATAAAATTTTAGTTTTTCCCTGCGGTAAAGGCTCTACTGTAGGCTCTTATGTAATCTACGGCTTGAAAAAGAACGGTGTAGCGCCAAAAGCAATTGTAAATAAAGAGACGGAAACAATTGTAGCTACAGGTGTAATTCTAGCTGGAATTCCTTGCGTCGATAAAATTGAGCTTGAGAAGATTAAGAATGGTGATAAGCTTTTTGTAGATGCAGAAAAAGGATTAGTTGAGATAAAAAGATGAGTTACGATGTCGCTATTGTGGGCGCTAGCGCAATAGGCTGCTATACAGCCAAACTCATTGCTGAAAAAGGTTTTTCTGTAATATTGCTTGAGGAGCATTGCGAAATTGGCTACCCAGTGCAGTGCGCCGGGTTAGTTTCGCCAAGAGTTATTGAAATTACAAATGCGAAAAGAGCGATACTTAAAGAATTTAAATCTGCAAAAATTCGTTCTAGTAATGAAGAGCTTTTTGTTGAGGCTAAAGATACAAAGGCAGTAGCAATAGACAGAGCAAAGTTTGATAAAATATTAGCTAAAGAAGCTCTGAATAAAGGTGTCGAGCTCTTGCTCGGTGCTAAAGCGATAAGCGCTAAAAGAATATCTGATAGAAGCAAAATTTACGTGCAATTTCTTAAAGACGGAAAAGAAGATACATTGGAATGCAATATTTTTGTAGGTGCAGATGGCGCTAATAGCGTAGTAGCGAAGGCCTTTCAACTATCAAGACCGAAGGAGCTACTAAGTGGCATTAGTGCGGAAATAGTTTTTGAACGGGAGCAAGATTATATTGATATTTTCGTAGCTAGAAATTTAGCACCTGATTTCTTCGCTTGGGTTATACCGCTCAACGGGGTCGCTAAAATTGGATTGTGCGCTAGAGCAAATACTTATCGGTATTTCAAAAAATTTCTGGATTTGCTCAACTCAAAAAAATTAATTTCTTTTAACGCAGGTATCATTCCGCTAGGCTTAGCTGAAAGAACCTATACTGACAATGTGATGCTCGTCGGTAATTCCGCATGTCAGGTTAAGCCTCTTTCCGGAGGCGGTATTTATACAGGATTGGTCTCTGCGCAATGTTGCGCTGAAGTAGCAACTCAAGCTTTAGAAAAAGGATGCTACAATGCCAAAGTTTTAAAAGAATATCAAAGGCTATGGCGTTCAAAGCTCTATAAAGAGCTAAAAATGGGATTGATTGCAAGAGCTTTTTTCAAGCAGTTAAAAGAGAGAGATTTCGATCGGATTTTGAGCAAGCTTAACAACGACAGAACCTTAGCTTTAGTGTCAGAGTATGGCGATATTGATTATCATTCTAAAGTAATAAAAGCTTTATTCCGCTCTCCACAAACAGCTAGTTTGCTAATGCCTCTACTCAAAGACTTGTTCTAATAAATCTTTCTTCACGCCAGCTGATTATTTTAATTACTATGCCCGCTACTCCGAGTATAATTCCAATCATTATGAAAGGTAGTGTAAAATTCATTATAAAAGGAGTTAGATCCAGTGTAATATAAACTTCGTCTGTTTCGTTACCTTTAAGCCAAAGCTCACAGTAATCTCTGCCTTTTTCACTCCCCTTCACTGCTCTTCCAAGATTATCGCGAAGTTCGAATATTTTGAGCCCTGGAGGCAAAATTAATTTAAATGTTGTATTACATTCCTCAAAACCCTGTAACGGGAAATTCAGAGGCACAGTAAACCAGCCTTCGAAAATAGCTAACTCTAGATTACTAAAATTCTTTTTTTCTTTCTTTAGTTTGAACTCAAAATCTGCATGCCCTCTTATCTCGATAGGGGACTCGCCACTCATGTTAGTTAAATCATAGCCTCGGAGCGATTCGTTAACTACAAAAATTTTCATACTCACATTTTCGCCAAATATCGAAGTTAAATTAGAAAATACTTCCTCGAACCCCTTTGTCAAATTGCCTATTTCAAAAAGCTCTTTAGCAATCATCAATCTTATCAAGTCTGCATTTATATAATCTATAGTTACATTTTCAAAGAGCAAAAAATCGCTTGGCACTCTGCCCCAGTAAAACAAAGTTGAAAAGCTTAGGTTCACTCTACCACTAAATTTGAAAATATCTATTTTATAGAGGTCGATAGCAATAAAAACATCTATTTTACTCTCGGTATATTGGGGTATTCTTTTTGCCGCAATACTCAAAATCTTGCTCTCAGATTTTTTTGTAGTGCCGTTTAAATTGTCAACTGTCCATGTTGCGGTCTGGTTAGAATAATCTTCGTCCTCGCTTTTAATGAGCGCATACTCTGGCGCTATCAAAACAAACTTGTTTTTATAGCCTGGGTCTGCGCTCAACTCAAAAGTTTTGTTAAGTTTCGCGCCCGCTGAAAGCATGCCCCTTAAAACCTCTTCGAAGTCAGAAAGGTTTAGCTTTTGTTTAAAACCGAGCAAAGTTTCACTAAATGTTATTGTGGCATTTTTAGTTAAATTGACTGGCAAACCCTTATTTACTAATTCAATGCTCAAGCTGGAATTATCTACAATCGTATCTTCAAGAGTTATGTTATCGTTCGCAAACGTTATGCCCAGCACTCCGTTGACAACGCAATCAACTTCTGATTTGAGTTCCTCGACAAGAGTCGCATTTGTAGAGTTTTCTCTTATAGCATCTGCTGTGAATACCTTGCCTCCTATCTCTGTTTTGTAAATGCCAAACTTAGCTCCCAACTCTATTTTAGTCATATTAACAAATTTTAGCTCGTAAATTGATTCAACATGCCCTGTAGGCTGAGCTCTATAGGGCTGAGCTGCTGATTGTGCTGAGAAGTACGGTATTAAAACTACCAGTGCCAAGACCAAAAAGCATATTTTTTTCACAACGCCATTATAATTTTGAGGCTAATTAAATGTTTGCTGTGAAAGTAAAGAATGAGCTTGTGGAACAGGTGCGCAAGCTCTTAACACAAAAAAGGCTTGTAGATAATACAAGAAAATTTATAAAAGTTGGAAAATTCGTTGAAATACCGGTGCGCTCCGGAAATATACAAGATTATAATTTTATAAAAGGCTACGATGTTGTGCTTGCTAGGCAGAAAAAGATTGTTAGATTTGTACCTAAA
This window contains:
- a CDS encoding sulfite exporter TauE/SafE family protein, yielding MQSAKKLIIASISGFFIGFAAGLVGVGGGEFRLPILVGVLGFSVAIAANINLLIGVVTVTVGLLRRIQTGFLFPTFDIILAMCFGSILGAYFGAWLTGKVKEKYLKIFLAIFLVMLGIKLITEPLTHLKTYFLPAFPLNITLALIFGILIGVVCGALGVAGGELRIPTFMYVFSLPIKSAGTASLLVSIPAVLSGAFKHIKMGHLNREGKIICIAMGVPAMIGAFLGASMLGIVSEDFLKILLGIILLAATVRVIKP
- a CDS encoding aconitase X catalytic domain-containing protein encodes the protein MYLTQEQEKILKGEYGEVLEKNFRLLVRLGEIYDADKMIPIVSAQVAGVSFKSIGDPGLEFLEDYSSKGAKVKVLTYLNPAGMDLESWKELGFPEDFAHKQMKIIESFKKMGIVITATCTPYLAGSLPRFREHIAWSESSAVSFANSVIGARTNREGGPSALASALCGVTPNYGFHLDENRKPNVVIKVNAELKWNSDFGALGYCVGKQIKDKIPYFIGIKNASTDQLKALGAAMAASGAVALYHVENITPEAHLIDVKGLEKIDVSEKEIKESYEKLNTGEEPDILVFGCPHASLHEIKELVEKLAGKKLRKPLWICTSRVMKDLANRLGLTEIIEKAGGRIVADTCMVVAPIEQMGYKTTAVNSGKAANYLPGFCKQKVVFNNIEELIKKVVK
- a CDS encoding DUF126 domain-containing protein, with protein sequence MKGRTIYPGKVEGVALVSKEPIGFYGGIDAKTGLVIEKGHELEGKCVKDKILVFPCGKGSTVGSYVIYGLKKNGVAPKAIVNKETETIVATGVILAGIPCVDKIELEKIKNGDKLFVDAEKGLVEIKR
- a CDS encoding NAD(P)/FAD-dependent oxidoreductase produces the protein MSYDVAIVGASAIGCYTAKLIAEKGFSVILLEEHCEIGYPVQCAGLVSPRVIEITNAKRAILKEFKSAKIRSSNEELFVEAKDTKAVAIDRAKFDKILAKEALNKGVELLLGAKAISAKRISDRSKIYVQFLKDGKEDTLECNIFVGADGANSVVAKAFQLSRPKELLSGISAEIVFEREQDYIDIFVARNLAPDFFAWVIPLNGVAKIGLCARANTYRYFKKFLDLLNSKKLISFNAGIIPLGLAERTYTDNVMLVGNSACQVKPLSGGGIYTGLVSAQCCAEVATQALEKGCYNAKVLKEYQRLWRSKLYKELKMGLIARAFFKQLKERDFDRILSKLNNDRTLALVSEYGDIDYHSKVIKALFRSPQTASLLMPLLKDLF